DNA from Gracilinanus agilis isolate LMUSP501 chromosome 3, AgileGrace, whole genome shotgun sequence:
AgggcgggggggtgggggaggggagtcaAACTCGCTCTACGAAGGGTCAGTGGAAACCGTAACTAAGAGAGTTGGGTTGTTTTTCGAAGGAGCGGTGAAAAGGCAGCCCTACCCCTATCCGGTCTCTTAGTCTCCCCGACACCCAGGAGTCTATGTCTTCTCTCCAAAAGAGACCCCAAGAGGGTTGGcttcccttccctgtccccacctttcccttcctcccttagACTCCGAAGCTCAGAGTAAATGCGGCCCGGGCCCCAGTTCTCCCTCGTCCCCAATGTCTACTTCGTCCTCCGGCTCAGTGAGCACGAAGGGGCCAGCGACGGGCGGCCCGGCCCGGGGCTCGACGGGCACCGTCTCCGAGGCGTGTGGGCTGCGCTGGGGGCTCTCCTGGCCACCGGGTCCCTTTGGCTCATCCTGGCTTTTCCGCAGCTGTTTTTTGTGCTTCATCCTCCGATTCTGGAACCACGTCTTCACCTTGcccaaaggaaagaagtaaaaccCGCGTCACTCATTCGGATAATTAGTCACCCAACCACCGTTACAAACATCTGAAACACCGGGGTTCACAGCACTCCAGCGTGCGCGTCTCTAATTATTCGATATCAGTGACTCGGTTTCGTTACTAACTAAAAATTCTAAAATCAGACCAGAAATGAGGAGTGACGAGAAAGAAAACATCGCGGCTATTAAAATGAATAACCCTGAAATTGTGATGACGAAGGCTGTCAATGATTTTCGGCTATTGCCGTTAGCGACTGATATATCTGGATAACTCTCAGATATCTTCAATTATCTCCCCGTTTTCCTGATTAAGGTTTGGTCCAGACTGGAGATTTGTTAGGAAACAGCAAAGTCCGATTTTTAAAAACTCGCCACTCCTCTCACCCGAGGGTCTGAGGCAGGACAGGCTCCTGGTTTCCGCGGGGCTTTGGGCTCCACAGCACAAAGATTTAGAGAGAAGGCCTCGGAAAGGACTATCCCCGAGACCGGATCTGAGTAGAATAAAGGCTCTCCAAGTATTCATTGACTCATGTAAGATGCTAGAGCGGAAAGGGGCACCTAATCCATAGCTTTCATTTTACAGCAGAGTAAACTACATCCTTAACTTCCTTTGCAAATAATTCACATTAAGCCTTATAGTTTCCAGGGCAACTTACAtactttgatcctcacaataaaccaGTGATAAGAGtgctattgttcccattttatagaggaggaacgTGAGAAgtgaagtgagttgcccaaggtcacacagatagtgtccaaggcaggattcaaactcaaatccgATAACTTTACATCTGGTGGCCATTCTATTATGCTTTGTTGACTTCCTCAAAGACATTTCTCCTGAGGAACTGGAGACAAAATCCTGTACCCGGGAGAAAACTGGTAGAAAAACTAGAGTCAGGAATAAGATGAGTGAAGACAAATACTTTAACTCAGTGGTATCAGCGCTGAgctcagtttccagttctcttagttattatttgtgtgaccatgggcaagtcactttctggACTAGACTAAGCCTAGAACAGATATTTGTAATTGACCTTTGGCAGTGCGGTAGACAATTAAGTCGTTCCAATGCAGAGAAAGCTTTGTGGGAAGCGAGGTACATATATGGAAGGTAGAAATGAACTTGCTAGGAGTCAAAGAACTGGGTTCCGAGGCCTGAGTCCTCTAACTCTTCTAGGTATAACTGTGGGCGTGCCATTTATCctttcctctgcaaaatgggaatgctAGTACCTTAAAAGTAATTATTTCACAGGGTTtggggaaagaaaatgttttgtgaaccttaaaagCCGTATATAATAATGAGCTATTTTTCTGAAGGTTATCAAAAGAGCTTAGAACGGGATAAGAATAAGTCAGCCCTCTCCTGACCCCTTCCCTACCTGAGTCTCCGACAGGCTGAGCGCGGTGGCCAGTTCCACTCGCTCTGGGGTGGACAGATAACGTTGGATCTCGAACCTCTTCTCTAGGCCAGAGAGCTGAGAGTCGGAGAAGACGGTGCGAGCTTTACGGCGGCGGCAGTGCTTCCCCGGAAGATCGGTGTGAGGGGGGTGCGGAAAAAGCGCAGAGACCGGCATCCCTGGCGAAGAGGGAAGGAGACCCGGTGTGGGAGAGAGGTCCCAGTCACTGAGAAGCACCCCCAGCCCCTAGGGACCTTCCCACTGCCCCGCAACGCTGGAGTAGGTCCTAATTCCTCTCTCTGAAGCCTCAATTTTCCCTTAGGGAATGCAGCCCAAGAACCCTTGGGCCCCAGTAGAGAAAGCTTGGGCATCTTTTGGATGAACTCTGTAAAGAATAGCAGCCGCAGTAGCAGAAAACGAGAATAGCTCTTTGGATGGTCAAAGAACCCTGTATTTGGGATAACTTCAAAGGAAAATTCGAGAGGGATGgggaagatcttttttttttttttcgggtATTCCAtggtttctctcttcttcctctagcAGTCTCGATCCCTCAGCTACCGCAGCCCTGATTTCCCCTAAAAGCACCTTCCCTCAGGGAGCTCCCCCAGATTGAACCCCTTCAAAGAAGTCAAGATAGTGCCAATGGGAGCTTTCCTCTCCCATCTTTTTCCTAGCCTAGAGGCCCTCATCTTGAGGAGACCTCACTGGTCTTCATCACCAAAAAATGGAGTTGGGGGGCCAGCAAGACAAAATCAAGGCAAAGGTATTTGGTGTCCAGGCCAGTTCTTGACTGAGTCGCATTAGACATTCCCCGCCTGGCGCGTTTGTTCCCGGATTTATTTCGGGGACACCAGAAGTGGGTTTCTGAAAAGTTCTCTGGATCACGGCCAGGGGCAGCATCAGTCCCCCTGTCCTGGCTTCCCTAGCCAAGGCATCTGTCTCTCTTCAAACAGCGCTTTTCGGGAAGATAGAACAAGGGGGAGAATTTAGATCTATTCTTCGGAAAGGTGGGCTGTGGAACAGAAATCGTGATGGTGGTCAAAGGCCTTCTCCTTAGGACTGGGAAGGGGATGTTGCTCTGCTCGGAGGTCATGTGTACACGAGTCTTGCGATTTCGATTCCAAAGGTTGCGATCTCCTGTGAAGATTAGTCAAAGACCCCAGCGTCCAAGTGTCAACTGAATTTCCAGGAGCTCTTGAGATTCACTACAGCCCCTCCAACTCTGGTCGCTTTCCCGGTCCGGGGTCCTGTCCCCATCCCTTGTGCCCCTTATTTCGAAATCTCTCCCTTGCCTTCCCACCTCCCACTCCTTCTCAGCATTCCCACCACTCCCCTTTCCAACTCAGGCTCTGAGGCAGAGTTCTGATTCCAGAATTAGTTCTTCGGCTCTAGGAAATATCCCTGGTGGGGAGCAATAGAAATGGGGAAAGGATTTCTGTAGCCCCTTAATCTGAGTTCAATGCTTTATGCTTACCTGacccctctctctctatctagtAGGACATTAGCTGGGCAATGGACTCCTTGCCAGGAATGCTCAAGGCTAAAATAACTTTGGACCCCCAAGTTCAGCAGACGTGGGGAACTGCCTAGCCCGTGACTAACCCGTGAGATGGGGCAACATTTGGGCAGAGAGGGGGTAGTCAGGGAAGAATGTGTCCCTCTAGCTTTCATCTTTCTAAACGCTTTCGGTCTTAGGACCAAATTGTCGGTCTTCAAAAGCTTCTGAACGTGGTTTGAAGCCCAGACTGAATTGGTAAGGACTGGATCCGAAGCCCAACCCTCGAGAGTCTCTGGTAGCAGTTCTCACAAGTTTTCGCAAGTTCTCCACTGCAAAAGTCCCTCAAGGTACTGGAAA
Protein-coding regions in this window:
- the BSX gene encoding brain-specific homeobox protein homolog; protein product: MNLNFTSPLHPVSSQRPTSFFIEDILLHKPKPLREVAPDHFASSLASRVPLLDYGYPLMPTPTLLAPHPHHPLHKGDHHHPYFLTTSGMPVSALFPHPPHTDLPGKHCRRRKARTVFSDSQLSGLEKRFEIQRYLSTPERVELATALSLSETQVKTWFQNRRMKHKKQLRKSQDEPKGPGGQESPQRSPHASETVPVEPRAGPPVAGPFVLTEPEDEVDIGDEGELGPGPHLL